A part of Prevotella melaninogenica genomic DNA contains:
- the miaA gene encoding tRNA (adenosine(37)-N6)-dimethylallyltransferase MiaA: MKAKTLIVITGPTGVGKTEAALRVAEHYNIPIINADSRQIFSEIPIGTAAPTVEQQQRVQHYFVGNHHLEDYYSASLYEQDVLDLINSQHASISLLSGGSMMYIDAVCNGIDDIPTIHPEIRERMMKQLEVEGLEQMCKLLQELDPEHWEIVDKNNPRRVIHALEICIQTGKTYTSFRSNTVKERPFNIIKIGLNRDRDELYTRINQRVLDMIDEGMIEEALRVYPKRTLNSLNTVGYKELFEYLDGLTTLDETIFKIQSNTRRYARKQLTWYKKDVAFQWFHPDNIEEILNYIHTMISNTSK; this comes from the coding sequence TTGAAAGCCAAAACATTAATTGTTATCACTGGTCCAACAGGCGTTGGCAAAACAGAGGCTGCTCTCCGTGTTGCCGAACACTATAACATACCTATAATCAACGCTGACTCCCGCCAGATCTTTTCTGAAATTCCAATAGGAACAGCTGCACCAACTGTCGAACAGCAACAGCGTGTACAGCATTATTTTGTTGGTAATCATCATTTAGAAGATTATTACTCAGCAAGCCTATACGAACAAGATGTACTTGATCTTATTAACAGTCAGCACGCTTCTATCTCTTTACTCTCAGGTGGTTCTATGATGTATATTGATGCCGTATGTAATGGTATTGACGACATCCCAACAATTCATCCAGAGATACGAGAAAGGATGATGAAACAATTGGAAGTAGAAGGGTTAGAACAAATGTGTAAGCTTTTGCAGGAACTTGATCCTGAGCATTGGGAAATAGTTGATAAGAATAATCCACGCCGTGTTATTCATGCGCTTGAAATATGTATCCAAACAGGGAAAACATATACATCATTTCGTTCCAACACTGTTAAAGAGCGTCCATTTAACATCATCAAGATAGGATTAAACCGTGATAGAGATGAACTCTACACACGTATCAATCAGCGTGTATTAGACATGATAGATGAAGGAATGATAGAAGAAGCTTTGCGAGTTTATCCTAAGCGAACATTGAACTCACTCAATACAGTGGGATATAAAGAATTATTTGAGTATCTTGACGGTTTAACAACCCTTGACGAGACCATCTTCAAGATACAAAGCAATACTCGTAGATACGCACGAAAACAACTTACATGGTACAAAAAAGATGTAGCTTTCCAATGGTTTCATCCCGATAATATTGAAGAAATCTTAAATTATATCCATACAATGATATCAAATACAAGTAAATAA
- a CDS encoding HD domain-containing protein, whose translation MTDAKIINDPVFGFIKVPRGLLLDIVRHPLMQRLTRIKQLGLTQEVYPGAQHTRFLHSLGAFHLMSEALISLQQKGVFVFDSEAEAVQAAILMHDIGHAPFSHVLENTLINGITHEEISLMMMDRINQDMHGALNLAISIFKDEYPKSYLHQLISSQLDMDRLDYLRRDSFFTGVTEGNIGSARIIKMLNVVDDSLVVESNGIYSIENYLTSRRLMYWQVYLHKTTVGCENVLINALHRAKQLAREGVELFASPALRYFLYNDVTADSFQKEDKALDNYIALDDNDIWSAIKVWQQHEDKILSLLSSNIINRKIFKVEVREEEPKEEEINHLKQEISKRYDVSLADCHHLMGVNRVQKDMYNPFDDHISILYKDGTLKDITEASEILNIELLSKKICKYYLCYQRF comes from the coding sequence ATGACAGACGCAAAGATAATTAATGACCCTGTTTTCGGATTTATAAAAGTGCCACGTGGACTTTTACTTGATATTGTTCGCCACCCTCTTATGCAGCGACTAACACGTATTAAGCAATTAGGCTTAACACAAGAGGTTTACCCAGGCGCACAACACACACGTTTCTTACACTCTTTAGGTGCCTTTCATCTTATGAGCGAAGCACTTATATCACTACAGCAGAAAGGGGTATTTGTGTTTGACAGTGAGGCAGAAGCTGTACAAGCGGCTATCCTTATGCATGATATCGGGCATGCACCTTTCTCTCATGTTTTGGAGAACACACTTATCAACGGTATTACCCATGAAGAAATATCATTGATGATGATGGACCGTATCAATCAAGATATGCATGGAGCACTTAATCTTGCCATCAGTATTTTCAAGGACGAATATCCTAAGTCTTACCTTCATCAACTTATTTCAAGCCAACTTGATATGGATAGACTTGACTATCTTCGTCGTGACAGTTTCTTTACGGGAGTAACGGAAGGTAATATTGGCTCAGCACGTATCATCAAGATGCTTAATGTGGTTGATGATTCACTTGTTGTAGAATCAAATGGAATTTATTCTATAGAGAATTATCTCACCTCACGACGCTTAATGTATTGGCAAGTTTATCTGCATAAAACAACAGTTGGCTGTGAGAACGTTCTTATCAATGCCTTACATCGTGCTAAACAATTAGCAAGAGAAGGGGTTGAGCTGTTTGCTTCACCAGCTCTGCGCTACTTCCTTTACAATGATGTCACAGCCGATTCTTTTCAAAAAGAAGACAAGGCATTAGACAATTATATAGCATTAGATGACAATGACATATGGAGTGCTATTAAAGTATGGCAACAACATGAGGATAAGATTCTTTCTCTTCTCTCATCAAACATAATCAATCGAAAAATATTTAAAGTCGAAGTGAGAGAAGAAGAACCCAAAGAAGAGGAAATTAATCATCTTAAGCAAGAGATTTCAAAACGCTATGATGTGAGTCTCGCTGATTGTCATCACCTCATGGGAGTAAACCGTGTACAGAAAGATATGTATAATCCTTTTGATGACCATATCAGTATTCTGTATAAAGATGGGACATTGAAAGATATAACCGAAGCATCAGAGATTTTGAACATTGAATTACTATCGAAAAAAATATGCAAATATTACCTCTGCTATCAACGTTTCTAA
- a CDS encoding RapZ C-terminal domain-containing protein, with amino-acid sequence MEKLLELYKNWKGSTPTNVEKLVGAGSNRAYYRLTDEVGETVIGVIGTSRDENHAFIYLAKHFEKRRLPVPHIFAVSADELYYLQSDLGNTSLFDAIRGGREAGGRYNLAEQKLLRNAIRELPNIQLRGARGLDFSNCYPQPEFNQESVLFDLNYFKYCFLKATELDFHELKLEANFRMFAKDLTSEKMDSFLYRDFQARNIMLDKEGKPFFIDFQGGRKGPFYYDLASFLWQASAKYSFKLRRELVFEYYQSLKNYTEVPSKRHFVNRLSLFVLFRTLQVLGAYGFRGYFEKKKHFIDSIPPAIQNLRDLLALGDGVFPYPYMMDMLKRLTLLPQFAHIEKPAANRTDGFKIAEKDIYNANPLDGPATFSKYDGKGPLVVRVFSFSFKKGIPEDTSGNGGGYVFDCRSTHNPGRYEPYKKITGLDEPVIRFLEDDGEILDFLKPVYKLADHHVERYMQRGFTDLMFSFGCTGGQHRSVYSAQHLAEHLNEKYGIEVHINHREQGIEQILKAK; translated from the coding sequence ATGGAGAAACTATTAGAGCTATATAAGAATTGGAAAGGTTCTACCCCCACAAATGTAGAGAAGCTGGTAGGAGCTGGTAGTAATCGTGCATATTATCGTTTGACTGATGAAGTGGGCGAGACTGTCATTGGTGTGATTGGAACAAGTCGTGACGAGAATCACGCTTTTATCTATCTTGCAAAGCATTTTGAAAAAAGACGCTTACCCGTACCACATATATTTGCCGTTTCTGCTGATGAATTATATTATCTACAATCGGATCTTGGTAACACCTCTCTCTTTGATGCCATACGTGGAGGACGTGAAGCAGGCGGACGATATAATCTTGCTGAGCAAAAGCTGTTGCGCAATGCTATAAGAGAACTGCCAAATATCCAGTTGCGTGGTGCAAGAGGGCTTGATTTTTCTAATTGTTACCCACAGCCAGAATTTAATCAGGAGAGTGTACTCTTTGACTTGAACTATTTTAAGTATTGCTTTCTCAAAGCAACCGAACTTGACTTCCACGAATTAAAGCTTGAAGCAAACTTTCGTATGTTTGCAAAAGACTTAACGTCAGAGAAGATGGATTCTTTCCTTTACCGTGATTTTCAAGCACGAAACATCATGTTAGATAAGGAGGGGAAACCATTTTTTATTGATTTTCAAGGTGGAAGGAAAGGACCTTTCTACTATGACCTTGCCTCATTCTTATGGCAAGCAAGTGCAAAGTATTCTTTCAAACTTCGTCGTGAATTGGTGTTTGAATATTATCAGAGTCTTAAAAATTATACGGAGGTTCCTTCTAAACGCCATTTCGTTAATCGATTATCCTTATTTGTTCTTTTCCGTACATTACAAGTTTTAGGTGCCTACGGTTTCCGTGGCTACTTTGAAAAGAAAAAGCATTTTATAGATTCTATCCCTCCTGCTATACAAAACCTGCGTGATCTCTTAGCATTAGGTGATGGTGTCTTTCCATACCCATATATGATGGATATGTTGAAACGGCTTACGTTATTACCGCAGTTTGCACACATAGAAAAGCCTGCTGCTAACAGAACAGATGGATTTAAGATAGCTGAGAAAGATATTTATAACGCTAACCCCTTAGATGGTCCTGCAACATTTTCTAAATATGATGGTAAAGGTCCTTTGGTGGTACGCGTGTTTAGTTTCTCATTTAAGAAGGGTATTCCTGAAGACACTTCAGGCAATGGCGGTGGATATGTTTTTGACTGTAGAAGTACACATAATCCTGGTCGTTATGAACCTTATAAGAAGATAACAGGTTTAGATGAACCTGTCATTCGTTTTCTTGAAGATGATGGCGAAATACTCGACTTCTTAAAGCCCGTATATAAATTAGCCGATCACCATGTAGAGCGTTATATGCAACGCGGCTTTACTGATTTAATGTTCTCTTTTGGATGTACTGGAGGACAGCATCGCTCTGTCTATAGTGCGCAGCATCTTGCAGAACATCTTAATGAGAAGTATGGGATAGAAGTACATATAAATCATAGAGAACAAGGCATTGAGCAAATCCTTAAGGCTAAGTAA
- a CDS encoding transglycosylase domain-containing protein codes for MIKKIFRFIRSIFRGICKFFPWYAKLYKGRAWYTKAAVGIVSFFVAIFLYLGMVDINFLWLFGKSPGFIEIKTPPTYAASEIYSADSVLIGRFYKENRTPVKYEEVNAAFWNALISTEDERFYSHHGIDFMGIGGAIKDAVTGSGGRGASTITQQLAKNMFRVRTQYSSGLLGHVPGLRMLIMKSKEWIIAVKLELIYSKKEILTMYANTVDFGNNSFGVKTAANTYFNTSPSKLSVDQAATLVGMLKATTYYNPILHPKNSLRRRNTVLYNMVTHNVLPRNEYATYSKLPIKLDIHVEENYDGQAQYFREYISDYFKDWMKDNGYDLYSSGLRIYTTIDTRMQKYAEQAATKQMQKVQQTFDNHWRGMQPWRDAKGNEIPGFIEGIAERQPFYKKLLQKYPNQPDSVLYYLNKPHKVTLFDYEKGHIEKEMSSMDSIRYMVKFMHCAMVAMEPETGAVRAWVGDIDFKTWKYDKVVAQRQPGSTFKLFVYSEALNQGLTPCDKRRDEYISMEVLDKKTGQMKTWTPHNANGRFSNDSITLKSAFARSINSIAVRLGQEMGIKNIIRTAQEMGIKSPLDDEPSLALGSSDVNLLELVNAYSTVANDGEHHAPVVVTRILDKDGNEVYVAPKDHERVLPYKTAFLMQQMLKAGVNEGGGTSLALRHYTFADTDWGGKTGTSNNHSDAWFVAVSPKLVVGAWVGGEYRSIHFRTGALGQGSKTALPICGEFIYSLMRDKTFQKYHAKWQLDPDEDIDPTAYNCQPTVTRRALPDSIDGFTTGRRRHQEEKEEPINDDDNKDEGGFILEPNPQPTPERQGNSSNNESQQIIKKAKKPRSEEMEV; via the coding sequence ATGATAAAAAAAATATTTAGATTCATAAGAAGTATATTCCGGGGGATATGTAAATTCTTCCCTTGGTATGCTAAACTATATAAAGGTCGTGCTTGGTATACAAAAGCGGCCGTAGGTATTGTGTCCTTTTTTGTTGCTATCTTCCTCTATTTAGGAATGGTCGATATCAATTTTCTCTGGTTATTTGGTAAATCACCAGGCTTTATTGAAATCAAGACTCCGCCAACCTATGCTGCATCAGAAATTTATAGTGCAGACTCTGTACTGATAGGTCGATTTTATAAAGAGAATCGTACACCAGTGAAATATGAGGAAGTTAACGCAGCTTTTTGGAATGCGCTCATCAGTACCGAAGACGAACGTTTTTATAGTCATCATGGTATTGACTTTATGGGCATCGGAGGTGCAATAAAAGATGCTGTAACAGGTAGTGGAGGTCGTGGAGCTTCAACAATCACACAGCAGTTAGCCAAGAATATGTTCAGGGTTCGCACACAGTATTCTTCAGGTTTATTGGGGCATGTTCCTGGCTTGAGAATGCTCATCATGAAGAGTAAAGAATGGATTATTGCGGTTAAATTAGAGCTTATCTACTCCAAAAAAGAGATACTAACGATGTATGCCAATACTGTTGATTTCGGAAATAACTCTTTTGGAGTAAAGACAGCTGCAAACACATATTTCAACACAAGTCCTTCAAAGTTGTCAGTTGATCAGGCTGCAACATTGGTTGGAATGTTGAAAGCAACAACTTATTATAACCCTATCCTACATCCAAAGAATTCCCTTCGTCGTCGTAATACCGTGTTATATAACATGGTTACACATAATGTGTTACCTCGTAATGAATACGCAACGTATTCTAAACTTCCAATAAAGTTGGACATACATGTTGAGGAAAACTATGATGGGCAAGCACAATACTTCCGTGAGTATATATCCGACTATTTTAAAGATTGGATGAAAGACAATGGTTACGACCTCTATAGTAGTGGATTGAGAATCTATACAACCATTGATACTCGAATGCAGAAATATGCAGAACAAGCTGCTACTAAGCAGATGCAAAAGGTTCAACAAACCTTTGATAATCATTGGCGTGGCATGCAGCCTTGGCGTGATGCAAAGGGAAATGAAATCCCTGGCTTTATAGAGGGTATTGCTGAGCGTCAACCTTTCTATAAGAAACTATTACAGAAATATCCTAATCAGCCTGATAGTGTTCTGTATTATCTTAATAAGCCCCATAAAGTCACTCTCTTTGATTATGAGAAGGGACATATTGAGAAAGAGATGTCTTCTATGGACTCTATCCGCTATATGGTGAAATTCATGCACTGTGCAATGGTTGCGATGGAACCAGAGACTGGTGCTGTACGAGCTTGGGTAGGCGATATTGACTTCAAGACGTGGAAGTATGATAAAGTAGTCGCACAGCGTCAGCCTGGTTCTACTTTCAAACTCTTTGTTTATTCAGAAGCTCTCAATCAAGGGCTTACACCATGTGACAAACGCCGTGACGAGTATATCAGCATGGAAGTACTCGATAAGAAGACTGGTCAGATGAAAACATGGACACCACACAATGCCAATGGTAGATTCTCGAATGATTCTATTACACTGAAAAGTGCTTTTGCTCGCAGTATCAACTCTATCGCAGTTCGCTTAGGACAAGAGATGGGCATCAAGAATATTATCCGAACGGCACAAGAGATGGGTATCAAAAGTCCATTGGATGATGAACCGTCTTTGGCTCTTGGATCAAGCGATGTGAACCTTTTAGAACTTGTAAATGCTTATAGCACTGTTGCAAATGATGGTGAACATCATGCACCAGTGGTGGTTACACGAATCTTAGATAAAGACGGAAATGAGGTTTATGTTGCACCAAAAGACCACGAGAGAGTGTTACCTTATAAGACAGCCTTCCTCATGCAGCAAATGTTAAAGGCTGGTGTGAATGAAGGTGGTGGTACAAGTTTGGCACTACGTCATTATACTTTTGCTGATACTGACTGGGGTGGAAAGACTGGTACAAGTAATAATCACTCTGACGCCTGGTTTGTTGCAGTCAGCCCTAAACTTGTTGTCGGTGCATGGGTAGGTGGTGAATATCGCTCCATTCACTTCCGAACAGGTGCCTTAGGGCAAGGCTCAAAGACAGCACTACCTATTTGTGGCGAGTTTATATATAGCTTGATGCGTGATAAGACCTTCCAGAAATATCATGCTAAATGGCAATTAGATCCTGATGAGGACATTGATCCAACAGCATATAACTGTCAGCCCACAGTAACTCGTCGTGCTTTACCAGACTCAATAGATGGTTTTACAACTGGGCGCAGACGTCATCAGGAAGAGAAGGAAGAACCAATTAATGACGACGACAATAAAGACGAAGGCGGATTTATATTGGAACCAAACCCACAGCCTACTCCAGAAAGGCAAGGCAACAGCTCTAATAATGAGTCACAGCAAATCATAAAGAAAGCAAAGAAACCACGCAGTGAGGAGATGGAGGTTTAG
- the trxA gene encoding thioredoxin, protein MKRTATLVVAIMALALTACKADNNPKKQGNSAMTTEQTRINNQKEGKETKMNVTEMTSAMFQQKVMDYKKNPKTWNFKGDKPAIIDFYATWCGPCKATAPVLEEVAGDYAGQIDVYKVDVDQQRELAALFGIRSIPSILFIPKTGEPTMQNGAMNKAQFEEVIKSVLLK, encoded by the coding sequence ATGAAACGAACAGCAACACTTGTAGTGGCTATTATGGCATTAGCACTTACAGCTTGTAAAGCAGACAACAATCCTAAAAAGCAGGGTAATAGTGCTATGACAACAGAACAAACCAGAATTAATAATCAAAAAGAAGGAAAGGAAACAAAGATGAATGTAACAGAAATGACATCAGCCATGTTCCAGCAGAAAGTAATGGATTACAAGAAAAATCCTAAGACATGGAACTTTAAGGGTGATAAGCCTGCAATTATTGACTTTTATGCAACATGGTGTGGACCATGTAAGGCTACAGCTCCAGTCCTTGAAGAGGTCGCTGGTGACTATGCAGGTCAGATTGACGTTTATAAGGTAGATGTTGATCAGCAGCGTGAGCTTGCAGCCCTCTTTGGTATTCGTTCAATACCTTCAATACTCTTTATTCCTAAGACAGGCGAACCTACTATGCAAAACGGAGCTATGAATAAAGCTCAGTTTGAGGAGGTTATCAAGTCTGTCTTGTTGAAGTAA
- the lpxA gene encoding acyl-ACP--UDP-N-acetylglucosamine O-acyltransferase, whose amino-acid sequence MNQISPLAFVHPEAKLGDNNIIGPFCYIDKNTIIGDNNVFQNSVTIHVGARLGNNNEIFPGASISTKPQDLKFRNEESLCEIGDNNSIRENVTISRGTASKGTTKVGSNNLLMECVHIAHDCVIGSGDIIGNATKFAGEVTVDDNAIISANILCHQFCHIGGYVMIQGGSRFSMDIPPYIIVGKEPARYMGINIIGLRRRGFSNELVDLIHNAYRILYGTGTRAENIQKIKSQLQITPEIQYIIDFVESSERGIIR is encoded by the coding sequence ATGAACCAGATAAGTCCATTGGCCTTTGTTCATCCAGAGGCAAAACTTGGTGATAATAATATAATTGGACCATTCTGTTACATCGATAAGAATACTATTATCGGCGACAACAATGTATTCCAAAATAGTGTAACAATCCATGTAGGTGCTCGTTTAGGCAATAACAACGAGATTTTTCCAGGTGCCAGTATCTCTACTAAACCTCAAGACTTGAAGTTTAGAAACGAAGAATCACTTTGTGAGATTGGTGACAACAACTCTATTCGTGAGAATGTTACTATTTCACGTGGTACAGCTTCAAAGGGTACAACAAAGGTTGGTAGCAATAACTTACTGATGGAATGTGTGCATATTGCGCATGACTGTGTTATTGGTTCTGGTGACATTATTGGCAATGCAACAAAATTCGCTGGTGAGGTTACAGTAGATGATAATGCGATTATCTCTGCTAACATTCTTTGTCATCAGTTCTGCCATATTGGTGGATACGTTATGATACAAGGGGGAAGTCGTTTCTCGATGGATATCCCACCTTATATCATTGTTGGTAAAGAGCCTGCACGCTACATGGGGATCAATATCATCGGCTTGCGTCGTCGTGGTTTCTCAAACGAGCTTGTTGACCTTATCCATAATGCTTATCGCATTCTCTACGGAACTGGTACACGTGCAGAGAACATCCAGAAAATCAAAAGCCAACTACAAATTACACCAGAGATACAATATATTATAGATTTCGTTGAGTCATCTGAACGCGGTATTATAAGATAA
- a CDS encoding MarR family winged helix-turn-helix transcriptional regulator, with product MDNYCISKIREIFRAITVFEDGLQRQIGLNINEAMLLCLLSESENPMLAGEIAEEMGLTRSNASKVIASLEQASLIRRRSCSEDGRCQRFHITKHGLEKLNHLHCDSISVPEELKGII from the coding sequence ATGGATAATTATTGTATCAGCAAGATTCGCGAGATATTTCGTGCTATCACAGTCTTTGAAGATGGACTACAACGGCAGATAGGCTTAAACATAAATGAAGCGATGCTGTTGTGTTTGCTTTCAGAAAGTGAAAATCCCATGTTAGCTGGTGAAATAGCCGAAGAAATGGGTTTGACACGATCCAATGCTTCAAAGGTGATAGCTTCATTGGAGCAAGCATCCCTTATTCGTCGCCGATCATGTTCGGAAGATGGACGCTGTCAAAGATTTCACATCACAAAACATGGTTTAGAGAAACTGAACCATTTGCATTGTGACTCCATATCTGTTCCTGAAGAATTAAAAGGAATAATATAG
- the lpxD gene encoding UDP-3-O-(3-hydroxymyristoyl)glucosamine N-acyltransferase, producing MEFSAKQISQFIQGRIEGDENVTINTFAKIEEGKKGAISFLANPKYIHYLFETESSIVLIDEDIPLDKEVKPTLIRVKNARDCVAKLLQLYESMKPKKQGIDSLAFVSSKAIVGKDVYIGAFAYIGDDVTLGDGCQIYPHATIMDGAQLGSNCIVYPNSSIYHGCKIGNNVILHSGCVIGADGFGFAPNPETNRYDKIPQIGIVTIEDNVEIGANTCIDRSTMGSTYVRKGVKLDNLVQIAHNNDIGENTVMSAQVGIAGSTKVGQWCMFGGQVGIAGHITIGDKVFLGAQSGVPGSLKSNQQLIGTPPMEQRPYFKSQAIFQRLPEMYKQLNALQKEIEELKKNK from the coding sequence ATGGAATTCTCTGCGAAACAAATATCGCAATTTATACAAGGTCGTATTGAGGGTGACGAAAACGTTACCATTAATACTTTCGCAAAAATTGAAGAGGGTAAGAAAGGAGCTATTTCTTTTCTTGCAAATCCTAAATATATACACTATCTCTTTGAAACCGAGTCAAGCATCGTTCTTATTGATGAAGACATTCCACTGGATAAAGAAGTAAAACCAACGCTTATTCGTGTGAAGAATGCACGAGATTGTGTTGCTAAATTGTTGCAACTTTATGAAAGCATGAAACCAAAGAAGCAGGGTATAGACTCTCTTGCTTTTGTTTCATCTAAAGCAATAGTTGGAAAGGATGTATATATTGGAGCATTCGCATATATTGGTGATGATGTAACTTTGGGTGATGGCTGTCAGATTTATCCTCATGCAACAATCATGGATGGCGCACAGTTGGGAAGTAATTGTATTGTCTATCCAAATTCAAGCATCTATCATGGTTGTAAGATTGGCAACAATGTCATTCTACATTCTGGTTGTGTAATTGGTGCTGATGGCTTTGGCTTTGCTCCTAATCCAGAGACCAACAGATATGATAAGATTCCTCAGATTGGTATTGTTACGATAGAAGATAATGTAGAGATTGGCGCCAACACTTGTATAGACCGCTCAACAATGGGCAGTACATACGTTCGTAAGGGTGTTAAACTCGACAATCTTGTTCAAATAGCACACAATAATGATATTGGTGAGAATACCGTTATGTCTGCACAAGTAGGTATTGCTGGTTCAACAAAAGTTGGACAATGGTGTATGTTTGGTGGACAGGTGGGTATTGCTGGGCATATCACTATTGGTGATAAAGTATTCCTCGGCGCACAATCAGGAGTTCCTGGTAGCTTAAAGAGTAATCAACAGCTCATTGGCACACCACCAATGGAGCAGCGTCCTTACTTTAAGTCACAGGCTATCTTCCAACGCCTTCCAGAGATGTATAAGCAGTTAAATGCACTGCAGAAAGAAATTGAAGAATTGAAAAAGAACAAATAA
- a CDS encoding bifunctional UDP-3-O-[3-hydroxymyristoyl] N-acetylglucosamine deacetylase/3-hydroxyacyl-ACP dehydratase, which translates to METVKQKTLKGSFSLFGKGLHTGLSLTVTFNPAPENTGYKIQRIDLDGQPIIDAVAENVVDTQRGTVLAKGQARVSTIEHGMSALYAMGIDNCLIQINGPEFPILDGSATMYVNKINEVGIVDQNAPKDYYIIRKKIEIKDDNGSVITILPDEQFSITAMCNFDSKFISSQFATLDNIDTYATEIAPARTFVFVRDIMPLLQANLIKGGDLDNAIVIYEQQVSQEKLDQLADLLKVPRMDANNIGYIQHKPLQWDNECTRHKLLDIIGDMALIGKPIKGRIIATRPGHTVNNKFARLMRKEIRKHEIQAPMYDPNDEPLMDNIRIRELLPHRYPMQLVDKVIAMGSTSIIGIKNVTSNEPFFQGHFPQEPVMPGVLQVEAMAQCGGLLVLSQVEEPERWSTYFLKIDDVKFRQKVVPGDTLMFRVELLGPVRHGISSMKGYMFVGERVVAEATFTAQIVKNK; encoded by the coding sequence ATGGAAACAGTTAAGCAGAAAACATTGAAGGGGAGTTTTTCCCTTTTTGGAAAGGGACTTCATACAGGATTGAGTCTTACTGTAACATTCAACCCTGCCCCTGAAAACACTGGCTATAAGATTCAAAGAATTGACCTTGACGGACAGCCTATTATTGATGCTGTCGCAGAGAATGTTGTTGATACACAGCGAGGAACAGTATTGGCTAAGGGGCAGGCACGTGTTAGTACAATCGAACATGGTATGTCTGCACTCTATGCAATGGGTATTGATAACTGTCTTATTCAAATTAATGGTCCTGAATTCCCAATCCTTGATGGTTCTGCAACTATGTATGTTAATAAAATCAACGAGGTAGGTATCGTTGACCAGAATGCTCCAAAGGATTATTATATTATTCGTAAGAAGATTGAAATCAAGGATGACAATGGTTCTGTTATTACCATTCTCCCTGACGAGCAGTTCTCTATCACTGCTATGTGCAATTTTGACTCTAAGTTTATTAGCAGTCAGTTTGCCACATTGGATAATATTGATACTTACGCAACAGAGATTGCACCAGCGCGTACATTCGTTTTTGTTCGTGATATTATGCCTCTCTTGCAAGCCAACCTTATTAAAGGTGGTGATTTAGATAATGCAATTGTTATCTATGAACAGCAGGTTTCACAAGAGAAACTTGACCAGCTTGCTGACCTTTTGAAGGTTCCACGTATGGATGCTAATAATATTGGCTATATCCAACATAAGCCATTACAGTGGGATAACGAGTGTACACGTCATAAGCTTCTTGACATTATCGGTGACATGGCATTGATTGGTAAGCCTATTAAGGGACGTATCATTGCTACTCGCCCTGGTCATACAGTAAACAATAAGTTTGCTCGTCTTATGCGTAAAGAAATACGCAAGCATGAGATACAGGCACCAATGTATGACCCAAATGATGAACCATTGATGGATAATATTCGTATCCGTGAGCTTCTCCCACACCGCTATCCAATGCAGTTGGTAGATAAGGTTATCGCTATGGGTTCAACAAGTATAATTGGTATCAAGAATGTAACCAGCAACGAACCATTCTTTCAGGGACACTTCCCACAGGAGCCTGTGATGCCAGGAGTATTGCAGGTTGAAGCTATGGCACAATGTGGTGGTCTATTGGTACTTTCACAAGTGGAAGAGCCTGAGCGTTGGTCAACCTATTTCTTGAAGATTGACGACGTTAAGTTCCGTCAGAAGGTTGTTCCTGGTGATACGCTTATGTTCCGTGTAGAACTTCTTGGACCTGTACGTCATGGAATCAGTTCGATGAAGGGTTACATGTTTGTTGGCGAACGTGTTGTAGCTGAAGCTACATTTACAGCCCAAATTGTTAAGAACAAATAA